The following are encoded together in the Chaetodon auriga isolate fChaAug3 chromosome 4, fChaAug3.hap1, whole genome shotgun sequence genome:
- the tekt4 gene encoding tektin-4 — translation MSSEVLVSRPHYDSRAVAQGVPEREPHVDPEVPQPSSGSATAGYRSAKYTPAEWFSNYHSILQHAGTDLHAARSIQRESKTLYQDTEEVTLKTQADGTCLLGERLQEIHFWRSELQRHIERLLADTESLLALKKRLEKALDATEAPYTISTDNLNCRARRPGPDLVRDAVEVELLKEVDLIRSIQALLKRTTAQVVSQIKMNRAAKQTLELDWSDKYLAYNFDVHSGRYSNMSPDTQHHASSAAVQDQVCNSTLWTKFTQDNLSKAMQEEQATNSLRLLVEQVLRDTTEDLRAQCSCVDRAFSQRCAELIEAKTQLEMKLAQILEQIGAQERNIVALQQAIHNKEAPLRVAQSRLYLRSLRPNMELCRDQPQLSLEGEVRQIDATLESLHQQLSEARGSLSHLEESRVTLEKDINCKTHSLFIERQKCMTHRERYPTISTLSGY, via the exons ATGAGCTCTGAGGTTTTAGTGTCAAGGCCACACTATGACAGCAGAGCTGTGGCTCAGGGGGTCCCGGAGAGAGAGCCTCACGTCGATCCGGAGGTCCCGCAGCCGTCCTCGGGCTCAGCCACAGCGGGGTACCGCTCCGCTAAATACACCCCGGCTGAGTGGTTTTCCAACTACCACAGCATCCTCCAACACGCCGGCACCGACCTCCACGCAGCCCGGAGCATCCAGAGAGAGTCCAAAACTCTGTACCAGGACACCGAGGAGGTCACTTTGAAGACCCAGGCCGACGGGACATGTCTTCTGGGAGAGAGACTACAAGAGATCCACTTCTGGAGGTCTGAGCTGCAGCGGCACATCGAGCGGCTGCTGGCCGACACGGAGTCCCTGCTGGCGCTGAAGAAGAGGCTGGAGAAGGCGCTGGACGCCACCGAGGCTCCGTACACCATCTCCACCGATAATCTGAACTGCAGGGCCAGAAGACCGGGACCAGACCTGGTCCGGGACGCGGTGGAGGTCGAACTGTTAAAG GAAGTGGACCTGATCAGGAGCATCCAGGCTCTTCTGAAGAGGACCACAGCTCAGGTTGTGAGTCAGATCAA gatgaACAGAGCGGCCAAACAGACCTTGGAGTTGGACTGGTCTGATAAATACCTTGCCTACAACTTTGACGTCCACAGTGGAAGATACAGTAACATGAGCCCAGACACACAGCACCACGCCAGCTCAGCCGCCGTGCAGGacca GGTGTGTAACAGCACATTGTGGACAAAGTTTACACAGGACAACCTGTCCAAAGCCATGCAGGAAGAACAGGCAACCAACAGCCTCAG acTGCTGGTGGAGCAAGTGCTGCGGGACACCACTGAGGACCTGAGAGCCCAGTGCTCCTGTGTGGACCGAGCCTTCAGCCAGCGCTGTGCGGAGCTGATCGAGGCCAAGACCCAGCTGGAGATGAAGCTCgcacag ATCTTGGAGCAGATCGGGGCCCAGGAGAGGAACATTGTGGCTCTACAGCAGGCCATCCACAACAAAGAGGCTCCACTGAGAGTCGCTCAGTCCAGACTTTACCTCCGCTCCCTCAGGCCCAACATGGAGCTCTGCAGAGATCAACCCCAGCTCAG TTTGGAAGGGGAGGTGAGgcagattgatgccactctggAGTCCCTGCACCAGCAGCTGAGTGAGGCCAGAGGCTCCCTGTCCCACCTGGAGGAGTCACGCGTTACTCTTGAGAAGGACATTAACTGTAAAACCCACTCCCTGTTCATCGAGAGGCAGAAATGCATGACTCACCGTGAACGATACCCCACGATCTCCACACTGTCAGGATACTGA